In Phaeodactylum tricornutum CCAP 1055/1 chromosome 10, whole genome shotgun sequence, a single genomic region encodes these proteins:
- a CDS encoding predicted protein, with protein SFSLNAKLEAILWDMDGVLADTERDGHRPAFNQAFAENKLDTVWDVDLYGKLLETGGGKERMTAHWNNVGWPESIPENVRSEKVKELHMRKTDIFMDMINAKSIPLRPGVLRIIDEAIAGDIQLAVCSTSNEKAVRNLVHTLMGADRAKRFRIFAGDMVENKKPAPDVYNMAVDEMGLDKSRCVIVEDSGIGWGAAKAAGIACIVTKSSYTAQEDFTGANLILQELGDNPATGVTLETFEGLLS; from the coding sequence TCCTTCTCACTCAACGCCAAGCTCGAGGCGATTTTGTGGGATATGGATGGTGTtttggccgacacggaaCGGGACGGACACCGTCCAGCGTTTAATCAAGCCTTTGCGGAAAACAAACTGGACACGGTGTGGGATGTCGATCTGTACGGAAAGTTGTTGGAGACTGGCGGTGGCAAGGAACGAATGACGGCGCACTGGAACAACGTTGGTTGGCCGGAAAGCATTCCAGAAAACGTTCGTTCAGAAAAAGTAAAAGAACTGCATATGCGCAAGACGGACATCTTTATGGATATGATCAATGCGAAAAGCATTCCTTTACGACCGGGAGTCTTGCGCATTATTGATGAAGCCATTGCCGGCGACATTCAACTAGCTGTCTGTTCGACCAGCAACGAAAAGGCGGTCAGAAATTTGGTCCATACTCTAATGGGAGCGGACCGCGCAAAACGGTTTCGTATTTTTGCGGGGGACATGGTGGAGAACAAGAAGCCCGCTCCGGATGTATACAACATGGCGGTAGACGAAATGGGTTTGGACAAATCCCGGTGTGTAATTGTGGAAGACAGTGGGATTGGTTGGGGAGCGGCGAAAGCTGCAGGGATTGCCTGCATCGTGACCAAGAGTTCGTACACGGCACAGGAAGATTTCACCGGAGCCAATTTGATCTTGCAGGAGCTTGGTGACAACCCCGCAACCGGAGTCACGCTGGAAACCTTCGAAGGGCTATTATCCTAG
- the myoA1 gene encoding predicted protein (Chromalveolate myosin type A) has product MEVTLPTPSSSHALLRSGSQYFAEEEAFEVIVTVDPEQLKTADHEDIKLRNLPTSFHLSGEDPEAGVIASPGTRVDSTVVGGVDDLIGLTHLHEPAILHALRLRYDADIIYTATGPILIAVNPFKRMDHIYNDSVMETYRVQGEEGTRRLAPHVYQTSDDAYRQRNAPTNQSVLVSGESGAGKTVTTKIVLNYFAMLSKRRAETTRSTPSKSGSPAREGVSIEQQVLKSNPILESFGNARTIRNDNSSRFGKYIDIRFTRSGKLSGASVETYLLEKVRLIHPGLGERNYHVFYQFLAAATPRERRELYIGNMQYGDFRLLSQSGTYDRRDGVSDGTNHQEMLDAMSTMGFSPEIIRSLMRLVTGVLFAGNCTFTSSRDGESCRLDETDAALACAALLGISFEGLAASLTARVILAGDEIVHKPLTIEESTKALEALIKAVYGAMFDFIVETVNESIVDERATDGTASIGVLDIFGFETFETNSFEQLCINYTNEALQQQFNKYVFKLEQQEYEKEGIMWKFISFPDNQDVLDLIDKKHTGVLALLDEQCILPRSTDEKYTRYLYGRCDNHPRFNASSAQRVDHLFSIEHYAGYVEYNTDSWIEKNKDQLPAASSDLLKSSTFEFINEIQKFVRSEERAGRGTVATKSVSSQFSTQLRILRARIDETVPHYIRCLKPNDELASDYFEPKNVVEQLRCGGVLEAVRVSRAGYPTRYPHEVFLARYYILGDQRDETPQKSVSEFESLDFASRCAVAGLQLGRTKVFLRREAFDRIEGMRSDKFHFAASLIQKVVRGKLGVTHYMQMRQAVIIIQSTFRMKLSCYRAEGLRYLGAIVKIQNAWRGCSARIFMEEIVMARRYAAIVIQRAFR; this is encoded by the exons ATGGAAGTAACCCTACCAACTCCATCGTCTTCTCATGCATTGCTCCGATCTGGATCACAGTACTTTGCTGAGGAAGAAGCGTTTGAAGTGATCGTCACGGTCGATCCCGAACAACTCAAAACAGCGGATCACGAAGACATCAAGCTGCGAAACTTGCCGACATCCTTTCATCTTTCCGGCGAAGATCCGGAAGCTGGGGTGATTGCCAGTCCTGGCACTCGCGTGGACTCCACAGTAGTCGGGGGCGTGGAcgatttgattggtttgACTCATTTGCACGAACCCGCTATTCTACACGCTCTTCGATTGCGTTACGATGCGGACATCATTTACACCGCCACCGGACCTATTTTGATTGCAGTCAATCCTTTCAAGAGAATGGACCACATCTACAACGATAGTGTTATGGAAACCTATCGCGTGCAGGGTGAAGAAGGAACT CGACGTTTGGCACCGCATGTCTATCAGACCTCGGACGACGCATACC GTCAACGCAACGCACCGACAAACCAGAGTGTCCTAGTTTCGGGAGAAAGTGGAGCTGGAAAGACTGTCACCACCAAGATTGTGCTCAACTACTTTGCCATGCTTTCCAAACGCCGTGCTGAGACTACACGATCGACACCCAGCAAGAGTGGTAGTCCGGCGAGAGAAGGCGTCAGTATCGAGCAGCAAGTTCTGAAGAGTAACCCAATCCTGGAATCATTTGGTAACGCTCGTACCATTCGGAACGACAACTCTTCGCGATTTGGAAAATACATTGATATTCGTTTTACACGATCCGGAAAACTCTCCGGAGCCTCGGTGGAAACGTACCTTCTTGAAAAGGTACGCTTGATTCACCCTGGTCTGGGCGAACGTAATTACCATGTCTTTTACCAATTCTTGGCAGCCGCGACACCTCGGGAGCGTCGTGAACTATATATTGGAAATATGCAATACGGAGATTTCAGACTTCTAAGTCAAAGTGGTACTTACGACCGCCGCGACGGCGTTAGCGATGGAACGAACCATCAGGAAATGTTGGATGCTATG TCTACGATGGGATTTTCTCCAGAGATAATACGATCCCTCATGCGGCTAGTCACCGGAGTGTTGTTTGCCGGAAACTGCACATTTACGTCGTCTCGGGACGGTGAGTCTTGCCGACTTGACGAGACAGATGCGGCCCTTGCTTGCGCCGCGCTCCTCGGGATTTCATTTGAAGGGCTGGCTGCCTCCTTGACCGCCCGTGTCATCCTCGCCGGTGATGAGATTGTTCATAAGCCGCTGACAATCGAAGAGTCCACCAAGGCCCTGGAAGCTTTAATAAAAGCAGTATATGGAGCAATGTTCGATTTCATTGTGGAAACTGTCAACGAAAGTATTGTCGACGAACGAGCAACTGATGGTACGGCATCAATCGGTGTCTTGGATATCTTTGGATTTGAGACTTTCGAGACCAATAGCTTTGAACAGCTGTGCATTAACTATACCAACGAGGCACTTCAGCAGCAATTTAACAAATATGTTTTCAAACTGGAGCAGCAAGAGTACGAGAAGGAGGGCATTATGTGGAAATTCATTTCATTCCCCGACAACCAGGATGTGTTGGATTTGATCGACAAGAAGCATACCGGTGTTTTGGCTCTTTTGGATGAACAATGCATTCTCCCAAGAAGTACGGACGAAAAGTACACTCGCTATCTGTACGGACGTTGCGATAATCACCCGCGTTTCAACGCTTCATCAGCACAACGCGTAGACCATCTATTCAGCATTGAACATTATGCCGGTTATGTTGAGTATAATACGGATTCTTGGATTGAAAAGAATAAAGACCAGCTTCCAGCTGCGTCGTCTGATCTTCTCAAGTCATCCACTTTTGAATTTATCAATGAGATTCAAAAGTTCGTTCGAAGTGAAGAACGTGCTGGGCGCGGAACAGTAGCCACGAAATCAGTCAGCTCCCAATTTTCAACACAATTGCGAATTTTGCGCGCCCGGATTGACGAGACCGTGCCGCACTACATTCGTTGTCTCAAACCTAACGACGAATTAGCTTCTGACTATTTCGAGCCGAAGAACGTTGTTGAGCAGTTGCGATGCGGTGGAGTCTTGGAGGCTGTCCGTGTCAGCCGTGCTGGTTATCCTACACGCTATCCACATGAAGTTTTTCTAGCCCGGTACTATATCCTTGGTGATCAAAGAGATGAAACGCCGCAGA AAAGTGTTTCCGAGTTCGAGTCATTGGATTTTGCTTCTCGATGTGCTGTGGCAGGTCTTCAACTCGGTCGTACGAAAGTCTTTTTGCGTCGTGAGGCATTCGACCGTATTGAAGGAATGCGCTCTGATAAATTTCATTTTGCCGCGTCCCTGATCCAGAAAGTTGTGCGTGGGAAGCTTGGTGTGACACACTACATGCAGATGCGCCAAGCTGTGATTATCATACAGAGCACTTTTCGCATGAAGCTTTCGTGCTATCGTGCAGAAGGTTTGCGCTATTTGGGTGCTATCGTCAAGATTCAAAATGCTTGGCGCGGGTGTTCCGCTCGCATATtcatggaagaaatcgtgaTGGCTCGTCGCTACGCTGCTATTGTAATCCAACGGGCATTCCGG
- a CDS encoding predicted protein — protein MTVPTTFCELGTTSTTPVPSVPYLQLEKDRTIPPLSDSAYQSSNVKGLVVPQKPQPQSVVTQREVGFRSRLNPPIPQDDYDDDDHTASTLDTEATGQSNPLSTRRRGMKVLDNIAFVPFGSHSSVSQEPLETVPGTTSSDSSSSSYYTPKQILHTPLKSALRRRSEAPERTSITRLKPGANTQRRVRGLWNDRAKIITDPFAALRDETIQHVFSFLSLWEMGNIARTSRRFRHVGSTLPSSWTTVDATEFVQRVSSRQMSSDARFTTEALSRILTNHASSIESLTIRNIGDKLAPEFLYIPPNLKRLELSDFTTLTDTHWHVLLLTSSATSAPSSAGIHINTVRGSVKAPNLHANPVRITGYHRLERVKLSSCQHISENALRSVVSTCPNLQELVLENCPGIQNLDYLSPAWKRQSAVSVPRASRLQPSQSKQQPSPAMLNMFAPPPPRTSLHNVSDPSTPPQSRPSAALAALFAPPGTSPPHRKNSLVVSGNLTRVQLVNMTISSKTALLQSLQAVPGKVQLESLIIRYKLGEVASPQPESTEWTREDLLCLTGLLDPIHLQELDIPMETSMAPAGMLLPASDILAMANSRKDLGKFTS, from the coding sequence ATGACAGTACCAACAACATTCTGCGAACTAGGTACCACTTCTACAACACCTGTTCCGTCGGTACCTTACCTACAGTTAGAAAAGGATCGAACAATACCCCCGCTCTCTGATTCTGCATACCAATCCAGCAACGTCAAAGGCCTAGTCGTACCCCAAAAGCCCCAACCCCAATCGGTTGTCACGCAACGCGAGGTCGGATTCCGCTCTCGTTTAAACCCTCCTATTCCACAAGATGACtacgacgatgacgatcaTACCGCTTCCACTCTGGATACTGAAGCAACCGGACAATCAAACCCACTCAGCACACGTCGTCGGGGAATGAAAGTTCTAGATAACATCGCGTTCGTCCCGTTCGGTTCGCATTCCTCCGTGTCCCAAGAACCACTGGAAACGGTGCCAGGAACAACCTCATCCGActcttcctcatcatcgtACTATACACCTAAACAAATTTTACACACACCGTTGAAATCTGCATTGCGTCGACGATCAGAAGCACCGGAAAGAACTTCCATCACACGCCTGAAACCTGGGGCAAACACCCAACGCCGCGTACGGGGATTGTGGAACGATCGCGCCAAGATTATCACGGATCCGTTTGCAGCCTTGCGAGACGAAACAATACAACAtgtcttttcctttttgtcaTTGTGGGAGATGGGAAATATTGCGCGGACGTCACGGCGCTTTCGACACGTTGGCAGCACATTACCGAGCTCTTGGACGACTGTAGACGCAACAGAATTTGTGCAGCGCGTATCCTCCCGACAAATGTCCAGCGATGCGCGATTCACAACGGAAGCCTTGTCTAGGATTCTCACCAATCACGCTTCTTCCATAGAGTCTTTGACAATTCGTAATATCGGAGACAAGCTGGCACCCGAGTTCTTGTACATACCACCCAACTTGAAGCGTTTGGAACTTTCCGATTTTACAACACTCACCGATACACATTGGCACGTACTGTTGCTAACTTCTTCAGCGACCTCTGCTCCTAGCAGTGCCGGCATACATATCAACACAGTTCGTGGAAGCGTTAAAGCTCCAAACTTGCACGCCAATCCCGTGCGAATTACAGGATACCACCGGCTAGAAAGGGTCAAGTTAAGCTCTTGCCAACACATTTCGGAAAATGCATTACGCTCTGTAGTCTCGACTTGCCCCAATCTTCAAGAGCTGGTTTTAGAAAATTGCCCTGGAATTCAAAATCTGGATTATTTGAGCCCGGCGTGGAAGCGACAATCCGCTGTATCAGTCCCACGTGCATCGCGTTTGCAACCATCCCAGTCAAAGCAACAGCCATCGCCGGCAATGTTGAATATGTTCGCACCTCCGCCACCACGGACATCGCTGCACAATGTATCGGATCCGTCTACACCACCACAATCGCGCCCGTCTGCTGCTTTGGCTGCGTTATTTGCTCCACCCGGCACTTCGCCGCCGCATCGCAAAAACAGTTTGGTGGTGTCTGGAAACTTGACTCGGGTGCAGCTCGTTAACATGACCATTTCATCTAAAACTGCACTGTTACAATCATTGCAGGCAGTGCCCGGTAAAGTCCAGTTGGAATCGCTAATTATACGCTACAAGCTTGGCGAAGTTGCTTCGCCGCAACCCGAATCTACCGAATGGACACGAGAAGATTTATTATGCCTGACAGGGCTACTCGACCCGATACATTTGCAGGAGTTGGACATACCAATGGAGACATCCATGGCGCCTGCAGGCATGTTATTACCTGCCTCTGATATACTCGCTATGGCGAACAGCAGGAAGGATCTCGGCAAGTTCACCTCTTAA
- a CDS encoding predicted protein: MSLIHQAPVVVQGRRPGLYLGGKADAKDRDKLERYNVTHILNMTTSKEVNIKAGVPNFFESSGRFVYKRIAVLDAPTSVSDLAERSDEIVGFIAKGLHHGSVLVHCQRGVSRSTTAVLLYLMRRLGMPLSQALTLVQRRRPQAAPIPAFVTFLEEYEVGLRETGVVSSTSSGAKRPAGAAQPSGPTAKRPLVGPVFRCSRDDVVHEAEMDQRSMDPETGSSHKAEKLDGTGEEITGKMVGPIGRPASANDALKEYVPRRIGPTMPPEL; the protein is encoded by the exons ATGAGTTTGATTCACCAAGCACCCGTGGTCGTACAAGGGCGCCGACCGGGCCTATACCTGGGCGGCAAGGCTGACGCCAAAGACCGCGACAAGCTCGAGCGCTACAATGTAACACATATTTTGAATATGACGACGAGCAAGGAAGTTAATATTAAG GCTGGGGTTCCTAATTTCTTCGAATCCTCCGGACGCTTTGTGTACAAGCGCATCGCCGTACTGGACGCGCCTACCAGTGTATCCGATTTGGCGGAGCGGTCGGACGAAATTGTGGGCTTCATCGCCAAAGGACTGCATCACGGAAGCGTGCTCGTTCATTGCCAACGTGGCGTTTCTCGATCGACCACCGCGGTACTGCTCTATCTCATGAG ACGCCTAGGTATGCCTCTCTCGCAAGCTTTGACGTTGGTGCAACGTCGACGGCCACAAGCGGCACCGATACCGGCATTCGTTACCTTTCTGGAAGAGTACGAAGTGGGATTACGCGAAACAGGGGTAGTTTCGAGTACGTCAAGCGGTGCGAAGCGTCCAGCTGGGGCGGCTCAGCCCAGTGGCCCGACCGCAAAAAGGCCTTTGGTAGGTCCGGTATTTCGCTGTAGCCGTGACGATGTTGTGCACGAGGCAGAAATGGACCAGCGGTCGATGGATCCAGAAACAGGGTCGAGCCACAAAGCAGAGAAACTGGATGGTACTGGAGAGGAAATCACCGGCAAGATGGTGGGGCCGATCGGCCGTCCAGCATCCGCTAATGATGCTCTGAAGGAATACGTTCCGCGGCGCATTGGTCCAACGATGCCGCCTGAACTGTAa
- a CDS encoding predicted protein, with the protein MKRFIRNLATLALVASIRLSHSAYAFSAEVGSLVTRPTKSLPRNLKANHQRVAIPDPAPGKLEVVVPPKLKPKWMPIRWMFRLLRVYGWSNLLLLAMFFVNAISSVVFTATKAFTLNKIAMKRFAGFMMTYSMTPWVELRFDFGRMLSYFPFLIRSESKLFTLRKQMRSADEILGEQRLPTDGEFISHIIQRTPLAFYTENTATKLVADLSRTQAVDTYANTFVNQVYKIEVDKRSSEITIYTKEKGPITRSKDGDDTFELAKMHALTSLSYFIAGIGHSWVHFLFMDAAAATTHNLLRKKHKNSVLYKLLEPHTRYTSRINWEALGVQGNLVLGGSALIRMAGEASATAPRGVPPTAFVKMMEPWTPFPMSGSEFVRNNAKRTTDYYLYTDEFACPPKWLEGPNTEIPYIRGLKRFYPIIKEHVANVLKYEDEGLVDAFIAEMDNAARVERDNLGLHLQRFDRVDIIASIIYDAMIIHSTDHYFTHEVFRKTNFGIGTLRQPFPVNWFPGRRVPEDICDPEDRVRYANFADVFVQWNDSKVFSNKLSKINYKFRQPELKNIGAKLVDRIATEHDRMTEDGDMFCPMEKISRSICW; encoded by the exons ATGAAGCGCTTCATCCGAAATTTGGCGACGTTAGCTTTGGTCGCAAGCATCAGGTTGTCGCATTCGGCCTATGCTTTCTCGGCCGAAGTTGGCAGCCTTGTAACACGTCCAACGAAAAGCCTACCAAGAAATCTCAAGGCCAACCATCAGCGCGTCGCCATTCCAGATCCGGCACCAGGCAAACTTGAAGTAGTTGTGCCTCCTAAATTGAAACCCAAATGGATGCCG ATTCGTTGGATGTTTCGCCTTTTGCGAGTTTACGGATGGAGTAATCTGCTGCTTCtggcaatgtttttcgtTAACGCAATTTCAAGTGTCGTGTTCACCGCAACCAAAGCTTTCACCCTGAACAAAATTGCCATGAAGCGTTTTGCCGGATTTATGATGACTTATTCTATGACCCCTTGGGTGGAGCTACGCTTTGATTTTGGGAGGATGCTGAGCTACTTTCCGTTCTTGATTCGTTCCGAATCCAAACTATTCACCCTTCGCAAACAAATGAGATCGGCCGATGAGATCTTGGGCGAACAGCGACTACCAACCGATGGAGAATTTATCAGCCATATTATTCAACGCACTCCATTGGCCTTCTACACTGAAAACACAGCCACAAAACTTGTAGCAGACTTGAGTCGCACCCAAGCTGTCGATACGTACGCAAACACGTTCGTCAACCAAGTCTATAAAATCGAAGTCGATAAGAGATCCTCTGAAAttacgatatacaccaaggaAAAAGGCCCTATCACAAGGTCCAAAGACGGCGACGATACCTTTGAGCTCGCCAAGATGCATGCCCTTACTTCACTTAGCTACTTCATTGCCGGTATTGGTCACAGCTGGGTCCACTTTCTGTTTATGGatgccgccgccgccaccactcACAATTTGTTGCGCAAGAAACACAAAAACTCTGTACTTTACAAGTTACTCGAACCGCATACTCGTTATACGTCACGAATCAACTGGGAGGCCCTTGGTGTGCAAGGTAACCTTGTCTTGGGAGGCAGTGCTCTGATTCGCATGGCGGGTGAAGCATCTGCAACAGCACCTAGAGGTGTACCACCTACCGCCTTCGTCAAGATGATGGAACCCTGGACGCCTTTCCCCATGTCTGGCAGCGAGTTTGTGCGCAACAACGCCAAACGCACGACTGACTACTATCTCTATACTGACGAGTTCGCGTGCCCACCTAAATGGTTAGAGGGGCCGAATACAGAAATTCCGTATATTCGGGGATTGAAGCGGTTTTATCCGATCATCAAGGAACATGTGGCCAACGTGTTGAAGTACGAGGATGAAGGGCTTGTCGATGCTTTCATTGCCGAGATGGACAATGCAGCGCGGGTTGAAAGGGACAATCTCGGTCTCCATCTGCAGCGTTTCGATCGAGTCGATATTATCGCGAGTATCATCTACGACGCCATGATCATTCATTCCACTGATCATTACTTTACACACGAAGTCTTTCGCAAGACTAATTTTGGCATTGGTACGCTGCGCCAACCCTTTCCTGTAAATTGGTTTCCCGGAAGACGAGTTCCAGAAGATATTTGCGACCCCGAGGATCGCGTTCGATACGCTAACTTTGCTGATGTCTTCGTTCAATGGAACGACAGCAAAGTATTTAGCAACAAGCTGTCCAAGATAAACTATAAGTTTCGACAACCCGAGCTGAAAAATATCGGTGCGAAGCTGGTGGATCGTATTGCAACAGAACACGATCGCATGACCGAAGATGGAGATATGTTTTGTCCAATGGAAAAGATCTCTCGAAGTATTTGTTGGTAA
- a CDS encoding predicted protein: MADSDEDSTALSDDNTAKAGGEPRKVVTEDTCPETASKSARLEAPEATGRTQVRLPNTLLVLSPMERHASTQLKGTDLLETFLLRIILASLRCKKDYLSKKSKRKGRSVPAPQVQRTVCRSFGACPKLYCKIMSSYLMDHSVHTSGAEGQGRAGNPLPRETRIPRTKAVTIALREFVQKERMNRKRVTASQLLDFFMKENIVHILTDPRTGLLSKTEFDSAHRNVRRYLEG; this comes from the coding sequence ATGGCGGACTCAGATGAAGATTCCACTGCTTTATCAGATGACAACACCGCCAAAGCTGGCGGAGAACCTAGAAAAGTTGTAACGGAAGACACTTGCCCAGAAACCGCGTCGAAATCGGCCCGGTTGGAGGCTCCAGAGGCGACTGGACGCACACAGGTTCGGTTACCGAACACGCTATTGGTCCTTTCGCCGATGGAAAGACATGCTTCCACGCAGCTCAAGGGAACGGACCTACTCGAAACCTTTCTTTTACGTATTATTCTGGCCAGTCTGAGGTGCAAGAAGGACTACCTTTCGAAGAAATCTAAGAGAAAGGGTCGAAGCGTACCCGCACCCCAAGTCCAACGGACAGTTTGCCGATCTTTTGGCGCTTGTCCAAAGCTTTACTGTAAAATTATGTCAAGCTACCTCATGGACCATTCTGTTCACACCAGTGGGGCTGAAGGGCAAGGGAGAGCCGGAAATCCTTTGCCGAGAGAGACTCGGATCCCACGTACAAAGGCCGTCACAATTGCTCTCCGCGAATTCGTACAAAAAGAACGGATGAATAGGAAACGAGTCACTGCGAGTCAGCTGTTGGATTTTTTTATGAAAGAGAACATTGTTCATATTTTAACGGATCCGCGCACTGGACTTTTATCAAAAACGGAGTTTGATTCAGCCCATCGTAACGTGCGTCGGTATCTGGAAGGCTAA
- a CDS encoding predicted protein: protein MAQTHASYHSFRSTEVTEASALNPGRKAHAAESRSPRTPGRSVVRRGVAVLLGVAVVAGIWSPHALGTIPTAREAALAESLEVPLWGNVRKIRDAQNLADHYQKSLLLQSGQMKHVLKKIEKKGSIDDYAKPPEGCEATVVIVRHCEKGNIREHCNYAGYERSVYLSTLFGDAGERWPAPSFIFAMSPGGRHKKRKMNFREIETVGPLSDKIGVPVDYSYSEKTVNKMAAEILTFLQTGALCGKVALISWKHSNIGHLAHHLGCGPSEGCPLDYRGHSFDNAWQLKFVYQESLHSVRKDLKLRNQKPSWHVFGSVQPEGFDPLAFSKRMGDYPLNGTAHGARWQNAAVNIPERKHLRDTQSWKDLLDGEWPTDTTRTSKVRGDHF, encoded by the exons ATGGCACAGACACACGCATCGTATCATTCCTTCCGGAGCACGGAAGTTACCGAGGCATCCGCACTGAATCCCGGGAGGAAGGCGCACGCTGCAGAGTCGCGGTCGCCCCGGACCCCAGGCCGTTCCGTGGTGCGCCGGGGCGTCGCGGTGCTGCTCGGCGTCGCCGTCGTAGCAGGGATATGGTCTCCCCACGCCTTGGGGACGATTCCTACCGCGAGAGAAGCCGCCTTGGCGGAAAGCCTCGAAGTGCCCTTGTGGGGCAATGTACGCAAAATCCGTGACGCCCAAAACTTGGCCGATCACTACCAAAAATCCCTCTTGCTCCAGTCGGGACAAATGAAGCACGTTCTGAAAAAGATTGAGAAAAAGGGAAGCATTGACGACTATGCGAAACCACCAGAGGGCTGTGAAGCCACCGTTGTCATTGTCCGAC ATTGCGAAAAAGGCAACATACGGGAGCATTGCAATTACGCCGGATACGAAAGATCCGTGTACCTATCGACCCTTTTTGGTGACGCCGGTGAGCGTTGGCCGGCCCCATCCTTCATTTTTGCCATGAGTCCGGGCGGACGGCACAAGAAGCGCAAGATGAACTTTCGCGAAATCGAAACCGTCGGGCCCTTGTCTGATAAGATCGGCGTCCCCGTTGACTACTCCTACAGCGAAAAGACGGTCAACAAGATGGCCGCGGAAATATTGACCTTTTTGCAAACTGGTGCCCTTTGCGGCAAGGTGGCCCTGATTAGTTGGAAACATAGCAACATTGGACACTTGGCGCATCATTTGGGATGCGGCCCCAGCGAGGGATGTCCACTGGATTACCGTGGACATTCATTTGATAACGCCTGGCAACTCAAGTTCGTCTACCAGGAATCGCTTCATTCGGTGCGCAAGGATTTAAAGCTGCGGAACCAAAAACCCTCCTGGCATGTCTTTGGCTCCGTGCAGCCTGAAGGATTTGATCCCCTCGCATTTTCCAAGCGCATGGGCGATTACCCGCTGAATGGAACCGCCCACGGAGCCCGCTGGCAGAACGCGGCCGTCAATATTCCCGAACGCAAACATCTCCGCGATACGCAGTCCTGGAAGGACTTGCTAGATGGGGAGTGGCCAACAGATACTACCCGAACAAGCAAAGTTCGGGGTGACCATTTCTAG